The Babylonia areolata isolate BAREFJ2019XMU chromosome 22, ASM4173473v1, whole genome shotgun sequence genome contains a region encoding:
- the LOC143297500 gene encoding uncharacterized protein LOC143297500: MAVSTTLRALLLLTLLTLPMLTPSGLSFVSRRRFNTRRRLWARWRQSGLFVRRSQVHGLQTNRTLTDLFRLDTTQVAFPLEGTCERDDTATGGDHMMPACDEDSDSLALLTSSILGCCRTVMQVEFPQTVTSVLTGLRHQVLQFSTSSQLVHTGRCETEGAGCVLGGSCTTFSRIQWLLVRGLPLASTADDDSTDDDDDQTTTVVSPAVDLFVPVMVPNHCQCLFS; this comes from the exons ATGGCCGTGTCCACCACCCTCcgcgccctcctcctcctcaccctcctcaccctccccatgCTGACACCCTCGGGCCTCAGCTTCGTGTCCAGGAGACGCTTCAACACCCGCCGGAGGTTGTGGGCCCGGTGGAGGCAGTCTGGCCTGTTCGTCAGGAGGTCCCAGGTGCACGGCCTGCAGACGAACCGCACCCTGACCGACCTCTTCCGGCTGGACACCACGCAGGTAGCCTTCCCTCTGGAGGGCACGTGCGAGCGGGATGACACGGCGACAGGGGGTGACCACATGATGCCCGCCTGTGACGAGGACTCGGACTCCCTGGCTTTGCTGACCAGCTCCATTCTGGGATGCTGCAGGAC AGTCATGCAAGTGGAATTCCCACAGACTGTGACGTCAGTGTTGACAGGATTACGTCACCAAGTCCTACAGTTCTCTACCTCGTCACAGCTCGTGCACACTGGTCGTTGCGAAAC ggagggggcggggtgcgtGCTGGGAGGAAGCTGCACCACCTTCTCCAGAATCCAGTGGCTGCTGGTCCGAGGCCTGCCCCTCGCCTCCACCGCTGATGACGACAGcactgacgatgacgacgaccaaACGACGACTGTGGTCAGCCCCGCTGTGGACCTGTTCGTGCCCGTCATGGTGCCCAACCACTGCCAGTGCTTGTTCTCCTGA